A genomic stretch from Budorcas taxicolor isolate Tak-1 chromosome 15, Takin1.1, whole genome shotgun sequence includes:
- the TRIM66 gene encoding tripartite motif-containing protein 66 gives MVRNCSECKEKRAAHILCTYCNRWLCSSCTEEHRHGPAPGGPLFSRTQKGSPGVNGGSGDFALYCPLHTQEILKLFCETCDVLTCHSCLMVEHKEHRCRHLEEVLQNQRMLLESVTTQVAHKKSSLQTSAKQIEDRIFEVKHQHRKVENQIKMAKMVLMNELNKQANGLIEELEGITNERKRKLEQQLQSIMVLNRQFEHVQNFINWAVCSKTSIPFLFSKELIVFQMQRLLETNCNTDPGSPWSIRFTWEPNFWTKQLASLGCITTEGGQLSRADTPAYGGLQGPSSFYQSHQSPVAQQETLSHPSHKFQSPAICSSSVCCSHCSPVSPSLKGQVPPPSIHPVHSFRQPSEMVPQQLGSLQCSMLLPREKELPCNPHPPKLLQPWLETQPPAEPESTPQRLGQQLTSQPVCIVPPQDVQQGAHAPPTLQTPSIQVQFGHHQKLKLSHFQPPPQQQLPLPPPPPPPPQQQPPPPLPPSQHLASSQHESPPGPACSQNMDIMHHKFELEEMQKDLELLLQAQQPSLQLSQTKSPQHLQQTIVGQINYIVRQPAPVQSQSQEDTVQAADEPPASEGPKPPTLPLDKNTAANLPQASGEETPHSVPALDSAIQHSSPNVVRKHSTSLSIMGFSNTLEMELSSTRLARTLEPQMQSTSSLTVAPPQVMPHVVPSLLSGPPPTMSSLVSGQNQAVPSLTASHLPAMPSLVRGPPQSMPSLMSDPSPAISSLASDRSQAGPNLMSGPTHTVPSLATCPLQSVLPASDVQPETGSGSSPGAGRTAGGLCPGDGTDPSLGNALCKMESEESTRFTDSLGQGPTAAALDASKDLSIPSDLEEPINLSVKRPTLVPVVNTSVALQQHRSPREYENFEQGALGLNTKGNQSIRPFSNEPKIPYVRLERLKICAASSGEMPVFKLKPQKNDQDGSFLLIIECGAESSSMSIKVSQDHLPDAIQAPNLGGRKVTVTSLAGQQPPEVESASPEEHRLIPRTPGAKKGPPVPIENEDFCAVCLNGGELLCCDRCPKVYHLSCHLPALLSFPGGDWVCTLCRSLTQPEMEYDCENARFSQPGVRAPPGLSIYDQKKCEKLVLSLCCNSLSLPFHEPVSPLARHYYQIIKRPMDLSIIRRKLQKKDPAHYTTPEEVVSDVRLMFWNCAKFNYPDSEVAEAGRCLEVFFEGWLKEIYPEKRFAQPQQEDSDSEEVSSESGYSTPQGFPWPHYMQEGIQPKRRRRHMENERAKRVSFRLANSISQV, from the exons ATGGTGAGG AACTGCTCGGAGtgcaaggagaagagggcagctcACATCCTCTGTACCTACTGCAACCGCTGGCTTTGCAGCTCCTGCACGGAGGAGCACCGGCATGGTCCGGCCCCTGGGGGCCCGCTCTTTTCCCGGACCCAGAAGGGATCTCCAG GAGTGAATGGTGGTTCTGGAGACTTCGCCTTGTACTGTCCTCTACACACGCAGGAAATTCTCAAGCTGTTTTGCGAGACCTGTGATGTGCTTACTTGCCATAGCTGCCTCATGGTGGAACACAAAGAGCACAG GTGCAGACATCTTGAAGAAGTTTTGCAAAACCAGAGGATGCTTCTGGAAAGTGTGACTACGCAGGTGGCCCATAAGAAATCCAGTCTACAGACATCTGCAAAGCAAATTGAGGACAG GATTTTTGAGGTGAAGCACCAGCACAGGAAGGTGGAAAACCAGATCAAAATGGCCAAGATGGTTCTGATGAATGAACTGAACAAACAGGCCAATGGACTCATAGAGGAGTTGGAG GGCATCACTAATGAGAGGAAGCGGAAGCTGGAACAGCAGTTACAGAGCATCATGGTTCTCAACCGCCAGTTTGAGCATGTGCAGAATTTCATTAACTGGGCTGTCTGCAGCAAAACCAGCATCCCTTTCCTTTTCAGCAAAGAGCTG ATTGTGTTTCAGATGCAGCGATTGCTGGAGACAAATTGTAACACAGACCCTGGCTCCCCTTGGAGCATCAGATTCACTTGGGAGCCTAACTTCTGGACCAAACAGCTGGCTTCCCTAG GCTGTATAACTACTGAGGGTGGACAGCTGTCCCGGGCAGATACTCCTGCTTATGGAGGCTTACAGGGACCATCATCTTTTTACCAAAGCCACcagtccccagtggctcagcaagaGACTCTCAGCCATCCCTCGCACAAGTTCCAGTCTCCAGCAATCTGTTCCTCCTCGGTGTGCTGCTCCCACTGCTCCCCAGTCTCACCCTCCCTCAAAGGCCAGGTCCCCCCACCCAGCATACACCCAGTGCACAGCTTTAGGCAGCCCTCCGAGATGGTACCCCAACAGCTGGGCTCCCTGCAGTGCTCCATGCTGCTGCCCAGGGAGAAGGAACTGCCCTGCAACCCTCACCCGCCAAAGCTGCTTCAGCCCTGGCTGGAAACCCAGCCCCCTGCCGAGCCGGAGAGCACACCCCAGCGGCTGGGGCAGCAGCTGACTTCACAGCCCGTGTGCATCGTTCCCCCACAGGATGTTCAGCAAGGAGCCCATGCCCCGCCCACCCTGCAGACACCCTCCATCCAGGTGCAGTTTGGCCACCACCAGAAGCTGAAGCTCAGCCACTTTCAGCCACCGCCACAGCAGCAGCTGCCACTtccgccccctccgccccctcCACCCCAACAGCAGCCACCCCCGCCTCTCCCTCCATCCCAGCATCTGGCCTCTAGTCAGCACGAGAGCCCCCCGGGACCCGCCTGTTCCCAGAACATGGACATAATGCACCACAAGTTTGAGCTGGAGGAAATGCAGAAGGACCTGGAGCTTCTCCTTCAGGCTCAACAGCCCAGCCTGCAGCTGAGTCAGACCAAATCACCTCAGCATCTACAACAAACCATCGTGGGGCAGATCAATTACATTGTGAGGCAGCCGGCGCCCGTCCAGTCCCAGAGCCAAGAGGACACTGTGCAG gctgCGGATGAGCCCCCAGCATCTGAAGGCCCAAAGCCGCCGACTCTCCCCCTTGACAAGAATACTGCTGCTAACTTGCCCCAGGCATCTGGGGAGGAAACCCCTCACAGTGTCCCCGCATTGGACAGCGCCATCCAGCACTCCTCTCCGAATGTGGTGAGAAAG CACTCCACTTCTCTGAGCATCATGGGCTTTTCCAACACACTGGAGATGGAGCTGTCATCTACCAGGCTGGCGAGGACCCTTGAGCCACAGATGCAGAGCACAAGCAGCCTGACAGTTGCCCCACCCCAAGTGATGCCCCATGTGGTACCAAGCCTGCTGAGTGGCCCCCCACCAACCATGTCCAGCCTAGTGAGCGGTCAAAACCAGGCTGTGCCCAGCCTGACAGCCAGTCACCTGCCAGCCATGCCCAGCCTTGTGCGTGGCCCACCCCAGTCCATGCCCAGCCTAATGAGTGATCCCTCCCCAGCCATCTCAAGCCTGGCAAGTGATCGCTCTCAGGCTGGACCCAACCTGATGTCTGGTCCCACCCATACTGTGCCAAGCCTGGCAACCTGTCCGCTGCAAAGTGTGCTTCCAGCTTCTGATGTGCAGCCAGAGACTGGGTCCGGCTCCAGTCCTGGTGCTGGCCGAACTGCAGGGGGCCTGTGCCCTGGGGATGGAACTGACCCCTCCCTGGGGAATGCCTTGTGTAAG ATGGAAAGTGAGGAATCTACCCGCTTCACTGACTCTCTGGGACAAGGCCCTACAGCCGCTGCTCTGGATGCTTCCAAGGACTTGTCTATCCCCTCAGACCTGGAGGAGCCAATTAACCTCTCTGTGAAAAGACCCACACTGGTGCCAGTGGTCAACACATCTGTGGCCCTGCAGCAGCACCGGAGCCCAAGAG AGTATGAGAATTTTGAACAAGGAGCCCTCGGGCTGAACACAAAAGGGAACCAGAGTATCAG ACCCTTCAGTAATGAGCCCAAGATTCCCTATGTGCGCCTGGAGCGGCTCAAGATCTGTGCCGCCTCCTCGGGCGAGATGCCGGTGTTCAAGCTGAAGCCACAGAAGAATGATCAGGATGGGAGCTTCCTGCTGATCATCGAATGTGGTGCTGAGTCCTCCAGCATGTCCATTAAG GTCAGCCAGGACCACCTGCCTGATGCCATCCAGGCCCCAAATCTGGGGGGAAGAAAGGTCACTGTCACATCTCTGGCTGGGCAGCAGCCTCCAGAGGTGGAGAGTGCATCTCCTGAAGAACACAGGCTCATTCCTCGAACCCCCGGAGCCAAGAAGGGGCCCCCAGTACCCATAGAGAATGAGGATTTCTGTGCTGTCTGCCTCAACGGCGGGGAGCTGCTGTGCTGTGACCGCTGCCCCAAAGTGTACCACCTTTCCTGCCACTTGCCAGCCCTGCTCAGCTTCCCAGG GGGAGACTGGGTGTGTACTTTGTGCCGCAGCCTGACCCAGCCTGAGATGGAGTATGACTGTGAGAATGCCCGCTTTAGCCAGCCTGGAGTGCGGGCCCCTCCTGGCCTGAGCATATATGACCAGAAG AAGTGTGAGAAGCTGGTGCTCTCCTTGTGCTGCAATAGCCTCAGCCTGCCCTTCCACGAGCCTGTCAGCCCGCTG gCCCGACATTACTACCAGATTATTAAGAGGCCCATGGACCTGTCGATCATCCGGAGGAAGCTGCAAAAGAAGGACCCAGCTCACTACACCACCCCGGAGGAGGTGGTATCAGACGTCCGCCTCATGTTCTGGAACTGTGCTAAGTTCAATTAC CCCGACTCTGAGGTTGCAGAGGCAGGCCGCTGCCTGGAAGTGTTCTTTGAGGGCTGGTTGAAGGAGATCTACCCCGAGAAACGGTTTGCTCAGCCACAGCAGGAGGACTCAGACTCTGAAGAGGTGTCTAGTGAGAGCGGGTATTCCACTCCCCAGGGTTTTCCGTGGCCCCACTACATGCAGGAGGGCATCCAACCCAAGAGGCGGCGGCGACATATG gagaATGAAAGAGCAAAACGAGTGTCGTTCCGCCTGGCTAACAGCATCTCCCAGGTGTGA